The DNA region atatttttttgcatgtgaTACAGGTGTGTGGTGATGGTGGGAATGCCATATCCCAACATCAAATCCCCAGAGCTGCAGGAAAAGATGACCTATCTGGACAAACACCTGGTCAGACTCTTTACTGcccttaaaggataaggctggcttatctatatttttcttattgtcaacaaatctcatgtgtaaAGCCAAACCAACAGTTCATTAATGCTACACCGTCGCAccgggtgacatgttctttccTCACACAGAGTAcagtcacgttagtttgtttagaaacagctccaaatagtaataacagtgataacggaattgacatgtttttttggggggggggggggcaacagagctctacagcacagaggaataagatttatcaggccttggatacacacacacacacaatacttataagCAAGATcacttcattgttggtttggctctgcgcgagatttgttgataataagaaaaatatagaaaatcaccagcttcatccttcaaagtcttcactgtATCCGCACACCTTGCAAAACAAGTACAAGGTCAGAACAGCAGTGACATGAAGGTcatcagttttgtttgtttttcagcctCATAGTGGAGGAAGGAGCCCTGGACAAGCACTAATAGAAAACCTCTGCATGAAGGCGGTCAATCAGTCCATAGGTAATAATGCGATATTCACGATagataaataagaaataattgaCAAAAACTGCTTATTTCATAGGTAGTTAGATAATACGAtcagcaaaacctgtttcagtgtctATATGGGTatctattgttttaagacagacttgaaaaattgtgaacctttcctACATTTGATTTCCTCTGCCCAAAGGAAGAGCTATCCGTCACCGTGGCGACTACTCCTCCATCGTGCTGTGCGACAGACGTTACTCTCGACCCGCTACGCTCTCTAAACTTCCAACGTGGATCAAAAATCGCACTAGCACACACCCAAGTTTCGGCCCCGCTTTCGCTGCCTTGCGGAAGGTGAGAAACGAGTAAATGTACGCACACATTCAATCCACAGTTTCATGATTCGAACTTTCATCTTATCCACGTCATGTATGtatattctctttctttcagttcttcctggagaaaaagcaaaagcaggTGTAGCTTCACTCCCACTGGGCTCAACTGACACTTTCAAGTATTCAGCTTTGTGATTTAAAGAATGGAACAAGATCAATATTGGGAAGAACTCTGGGAAAACTGAGTGCAACGGCAGTCTCTGCTATTTCAGGAGCCCGAGAAACTGAATATGTTctaataaaaatactgaaagatAATTAAAGGGCCTCTGTAATAAGTTCCTCATCATAAGGTCGCCACAGTTCCTTTACACTGctttatgtttacattcttCAACATTTTGCAGGCTGGAGTTCAGCGATCATCCAGGGAggcagtttttctgttttcagtgctTCATActtgctttattttacatttcaactCTAGGATCTAGTTTACGTGTTGTGTTCTGCTTTGGTCTGCTAACATCTCTGGTTTAGACAAGTTGAGATTATTCAGAGAATAATGAACACAAGTGTTTGACAGCACAATGAAGACAAAGGCCAGATGGACATGTATCACTGGGATGTCTTCAAATTCAGTCTGGAACATGTTGCAGGAGACACAGAAGAAGGTTTTTTATATTCAGCATGTTGAAATGAATTACTGAAGCAGCTCCTGCGCAGATATCAAGCACATCACTGGCGTCCATGtgactgaaatattaaatatttaaagcatTCAACATGAAGCGTTATGTAATGCAAAGATTGCTTTATTTAATAGAAAGATGTTAGTGAGATGGTTCCTTGATCTCAGTTAGTATTTGAATAAGATCCGCTAGTTTAAtttgatgaaaatatgtttcataatgAATATGCaatcaataaattgtttcatcatttcagtttcagtgatgTTTTCTTCAACTGCTTTAGACAAACCACTGCATTTATTGGCATAATGAGGTCAATTATTGCCCGTTTTACACTAAGAGCTTCTGTCAGCAGGACTTATTACTTTTTTATAATGTTCATGTTGAGTCATTGGGAGGAAGAAATGTTAGTCCTTTTGTACACAAAATAATCCAATACTATCAAATGCTTCAATTATCAGTGCTTTTAAGTGTTCATCGTCCATCATGTTATGCTTCCCAGTCGTCGTCATCTGTTGTTGGCTGTGGGGCAGGAAGTGGTGGGATGACATCTGACATCCTGGCGAATGCTCCGCCGGTGCCACTGGGAGTTTCACCTGACTCTCCACCTGCTGGACCTTTACCAGAAATGCCTACAGAGAAGAAACGCATTATTTACTGAATGCACTTCAATGTTCTTTAATCTCATTTGACATGAGAGGGACTGCTCACCTTTCCTGCGCATGGCAAGCTTATTGAAGAGATCAGACATGAAGTCTCCACCGCTAGTTGCCGCTCCCACtgctgagaggaaaaaacaaaaaaaaacaagcagttaCTAAATAATCACGcaatcagtgtttttacatttttgcaaacTGGAGCAGTGAAATGATTTCAGTCATTCCCCCGTAGGTGGGCTTCAAAGTGGAGCACATAATTACAAGACTTTTCATCTAGTTAAGCAGCTCTCTTCAGAAATGAAATGCTGGGTCATGAGGGATATACAGTACTATCGGTTAAAAATACGACTGTAACCACGTCAACCTTTTAATGGGGTTCATAAGGTCAAAATGTCCCGGACTATCCTGGAACGGTGATGATAACCAGGAGAGATGCACACAAACGCTCACCCTGACATGCAGTGTGACATGTTGCATTAACGTATGGGTGAATGCTGACTAGGGACCGGTCACGCTCTGCTTTGATTGCATGACTTTCTCATCATTGTTACAGCTGCATCTTGTAGcatctaaataaaacatgagcgGAATCACATCCCCCGCCTCAAACAATCTTGACACCTTGCTCTTGctccttctgttttttcttctccatcttGCGCTCTTTGACGTTGCGTAACTTGGCTTTGCCGATGCCTCCGGCGTTGCGGATGGACTCTAGGAGACTGGCTCGGCCGTCTGATGGTTGAACCACCTCGCTGGGAGCGCCAGACACAGGGCCTGCATTCAGATGAAGCAATGTAAGGAGACAGGATCGGCAGTGTACTTTGAGTTTGAGCCCATTAATGTCAATTAGGTCAAtctaattaaaatgaacaggTTTTCTAAGGAGAACTTTTATACAATGTCTTGATCATATTCTTCCAAGACTGTAGGATTCTGAATTGCGTGCATGTGACGAACCTGAACTTGGCACTTTAGAGACTTCTGAGGGGCTTTCtgcaggaggagggggtggaggaggtggaggagggggagctCCTGCAGGAGTGGCTGGAGCGATGGCGggctcaggaggaggaggagggggaggcggCGGGGGAGGTGGAGCATTAGGTTGGATCTGAGAtcctgaaagaaagaaatgaaaagtctACATCAGCTAACCAACACATTACCAATCGCTAAAACAACCGCACAGTTAAAATCAgagataatgtgtgtgtgtgtgtgtgtatatgaaccTGGTACGTTGCTCTCCTCAGAGAAAGACGGCAGCTCAGGGATGTTGTGTGTTGGTCCAGATGGGGCGAAGCCAGGCCCCAGGTCTGCACTGTAGGACAAGTCATCTGCAATACCTGGCAGGTCCGGCAGGTAGGACGGCACATCGATCTCAGGCACTTGGCCCAGATCTGGCACGTAGAAATAACTTTCTGCTGTCTGTTAAAGAGTGGTATAAGAATGTGTCCTTACTAattctacattttaaaaaaaaacagtgaatagCGGCAATATTAACAACATCCACATTGATAAAATATCGTGGTTTGAAGAAGTTTCTACCTGTCTCTCCAGTTGCTCTCTCTTTGTAATGGACAACGGCGCATCAAAtggtttctcttctttttccgtCTCTAGCgtcgtgtgtgtttttgtcactgcTCCCGCCAGAGGATCAAGGAACACATACTTCTTatatctgtaaaacacacaaaagaagaTACAAAGATTTTCATTTAGTCTTCAGCGTTTATAGTTAGCATTTGTGTctatttgtgtgagtgtgtgtgtttggactcACAGGTTCTCAGTGGTATTAAAGAGCAACAAGGAACTGACAGAGGAGATGTTACGCGGCAGACTGCCCAGCCCCTCTTCTGTCTCATCTTCTGACTTCTTTTTATTGCTCACACACACTGGGAAATACATTAACTTCTCCTGAAAGGAAGACAGGCAGACATAGGAGTGAGAGGAagatctgtaaaatgtcagctTAATCCTGAATAACAGGAATCACAAATGCCACCAAAG from Thunnus albacares chromosome 7, fThuAlb1.1, whole genome shotgun sequence includes:
- the wash1 gene encoding WASH complex subunit 1: MVRMTQKHCLEGQVYSVPLIQPDLRREEAVNQIADALLYLETISTDIFRRVSESVEKNRRQLQSVTDRIKLAQARVDKIKGSKKATKVFSSAKYPAPDRLQDYSSIFTGATDPSSHTRPRHRIQNKLRPFDEKALQEKLMYFPVCVSNKKKSEDETEEGLGSLPRNISSVSSLLLFNTTENLYKKYVFLDPLAGAVTKTHTTLETEKEEKPFDAPLSITKREQLERQTAESYFYVPDLGQVPEIDVPSYLPDLPGIADDLSYSADLGPGFAPSGPTHNIPELPSFSEESNVPGSQIQPNAPPPPPPPPPPPPEPAIAPATPAGAPPPPPPPPPPPAESPSEVSKVPSSGPVSGAPSEVVQPSDGRASLLESIRNAGGIGKAKLRNVKERKMEKKKQKEQEQAVGAATSGGDFMSDLFNKLAMRRKGISGKGPAGGESGETPSGTGGAFARMSDVIPPLPAPQPTTDDDDWEA